The following coding sequences lie in one Kwoniella dendrophila CBS 6074 chromosome 10, complete sequence genomic window:
- a CDS encoding phosphomevalonate kinase — translation MAEKSSKHTIVSSPGKVLLAGGYLVLDREYSGLVVATSSRFYSSVTSLPYTSSPQGFGKEEQAIISIRAGQFPKESSEWIYKLSINQEANELSLIQINEDEVGKNKFIYITLFQTIAFIYEKLVKESGKSGLEAAKELINRAKNDGDGKQSNGLQIVVLADNDFYSQREQLSALSLPTKISSLSSLKPFTSLPRPIPQTNKTGLGSSAALVTSLVASILSHLNIVSSPSSSTPSNSDLSNHQTQIQIQTQTQNKDLQIVHSLAQFSHCLAQGKVGSGFDISSAVFGTHLYKRFSPSILSPLMDNNSSSSSKSISLASNQNTMKLLDILEPSKWDHKQTKFKLPKGLRLILADVDAGTDTPSFVGKVLSWRKENPEKSKESWNNLDKSNMNLERLLVELAGKEEQDDYEETLARQSEEIIEDDVSTLLSFIKNNSIASLIYQIRSTLSTIREYQREMSELSGVPIEPPEQTRLLDACSKLPGVIGGGVPGAGGYDALFLLIIDSPSVLSKVDNLWLEWKEMSVCPLLAKQSDGGLRVEDLKSVPGLKEALER, via the exons ATGGCGGAAAAATCATCGAAACATACTATAGTATCATCACCTGGTAAAGTATTATTAGCAGGAGGATATTTAGTTTTAGATCGTGAATACTCTGGATTGGTAGTAGCTACTTCATCCAGGTTTTATTCAAGTGTAACCTCGTTACCTTATACCTCTTCGCCGCAAGGATTCggtaaagaagaacaagctatAATTTCAATTAGAGCAGGACAATTCCCGAAAGAATCTTCAGAATGGATATATAAATTATCGATAAATCAAGAAGCAAACGAATTATCTTTAATACAgattaatgaagatgaagtcgGTAAAAATAAGTTCATTTATATAACTTTATTCCAGACGATCGCGTTTATATATGAAAAACTAGTCAAGGAAAGCGGTAAAAGTGGTTtagaagctgctaaagaattgataaatagAGCAAAGAACGATGGTGATggtaaacaatcaaatgGCTTACAAATCGTTGTTTTGgctgataatgatttttatTCGCAACGAGAGCAG CTATCGGCCTTATCACTTCCAACCAAAATCTCATCCTTATCATCACTCAAACCCTTCACTTCATTACCTAGACCAATACCGCAAACCAATAAAACTGGGCTAGGTTCTTCAGCAGCATTAGTAACTTCTCTAGTAGCTTCAATATTATCACATCTTAACATTgtctcttcaccttcttcatctactccttcaaattcagatttatccaatcatcaaacacagattcagattcagacTCAGACTCAGAATAAAGATTTACAGATTGTACATTCCTTGGCACAATTTTCACATTGTTTAGCACAAGGTAAAGTTGGATCAGGATTTGATATTTCATCTGCTGTTTTCGGTACACATTTGTATAAAagattttcaccttcaatattaTCTCCTCTAATGGATaacaattcttcttcctcctcaaAATCCATATCATTAGCGTCAAATCAGAACACAATGAAATTATTGGATATTTTGGAACCCTCAAAATGGGATCATAAACAAACGAAattcaaattacctaaaggattaagattgattttagctgatgttgatgcagGTAcagatacaccttcatttgTAGGTAAAGTTTTGAGTTGGCGTAAAGAGAATCCAGAAAAATCGAAAGAATCATGGaataatttagataaatcgAATATGAATCTAGAAAGGTTATTAGTTGAGTTGGCTGGTAAGGAGGAACAAGATGATTATGAGGAAACGCTTGCAAGGCAGAGTGAAGAAATTATCGAAGATGATGTGAGTACGCTGTTATCCTTCATA AAAAATAACTCCATAGCTTCTTTAATCTATCAAATCAGATCCACTCTCTCT ACTATTAGAGAATATCAACGCGAGATGTCAGAATTATCAGGTGTACCTATAGAACCACCTGAACAAACCAGATTATTAGATGCTTGTTCGAAACTACCTGGTGTAATTGGAGGTGGTGTACCAGGAG CTGGTGGATATGATGCTTTATTCCTTTTAATTATCGATTCTCCATCAGTACTTTCCaaagttgataatttatggttagaatggaaagaaatgaGTGTATGTcctttattagctaaacaaaGTGATGGTGGATTAAGAGTTGAGGATTTAAAATCTGTACCGGGTTTAAAGGAAGCTTTGGAAAGGTAA
- a CDS encoding mannose-6-phosphate isomerase, class I — MTGSVFKLSPGVQSYDWGKKGSASLAAQFGKTCVEGFEIDENKTYAELWMGTHPTLPSKLSQSKTETTLSEYIKSYNSVLGDKVINKFEDAKDGNLPFLFKVLSIGTALSIQAHPDKKLAKKLFEERPNVYKDPNHKPEMAIALSPFLAFLNFLPLPVLLLNLLSVPELDSLIPSELVEELGQSLTLPTTRPPDSFLFQPTISSPNEEQKSILKKIFNALMSAEEDLVKNAVQSLIKRYQSNGQDIQESEKSVVDLAIMLNEQYPDDIGVLCVFFLNVVELKKGEAAFLEANSPHAYIKGDIIECMATSDNVVRAGLTPKLRDVPTLVEMLTYEAGPGNKQLLKPTIFGEDGNDESTKLYDPPIEEFSVLRIELQAGKSTIHKKIQGPSIAIITQGNGSIKGNDDSIEFERGDVIFIGAEEQVEWKAKDDLEVFRAYVEA; from the exons ATGACAGGATCAgtattcaaattatcaccAGGTGTACAATCTTATGATTGGGGTAAAAaaggttcagcttctttgGCTGCTCAATTTGGTAAGACCTGTGTAGAAggatttgaaattgatgagaATAAGACTTATGCAGAG TTATGGATGGGTACACATCCAACCCTTCCATCCAAATTATCACAATCAAAAACCGAAACGacattatcagaatatatcaaatcatataACTCAGTTCTTGGTGATAAAGTAATCAATAAATTCGAAGATGCCAAAGATggaaatttaccttttttattcAAAGTTTTAAGTATAGGTACTGCATTAAGTATTCAAGCTCATCCAGATAAGAAATTGGCCAAAAAATTATTTGAGGAGAGACCTAATGTTTATAAAG ATCCAAACCATAAACCAGAAATGGCAATTGCATTATCACCGTTCTTAGCATTCCTCAACTTCTTACCTTTACCAGTATTATTGCTCAACTTACTCAGTGTACCAGAATTAGATTCCTTGATACCAtcagaattagttgaagaattaggtcAATCATTAACATTACCTACAACAAGACCACCAGATTCATTCCTATTTCAACCTAcaatttcatcacctaatgaagaacaaaaatctattctgaaaaagatattcaatGCTTTGATgtcagctgaagaagatctcGTTAAAAATGCAGTTCAATCGTTAATCAAACGATATCAGTCAAATGGACAAGATATAcaagaaagtgaaaagagTGTGGTTGATTTAGCTATAATGTTAAATGAACAATATCCAGATGATATTGGTGTTTTATGCGTTTTCTTCCTGAATGTAgtagaattgaaaaagggTGAAGCGGCCTTCTTGGAAGCTAATTCTCCTCATGCTTATATTAAAGGAG ACATCATCGAATGTATGGCAACATCAGATAATGTAGTACGAGCAGGTTTAACACCAAAATTACGTGATGTACCAACTTTAGTTGAAATGTTAACATATGAAGCTGGACCAGGTAATAAACAATTATTAAAACCTACTATTTTTggagaagatggaaatgatgaatcaacaaaattataTGATCCACCTATAGAAGAATTTTCAGTTTTAAGAATTGAATTACAagctggtaaatcaactataCATAAGAAAATTCAAGGTCCTTCAATAGCTATTATCACTCAAGGTAATGGATCGATCAAAGGAAATGACGATAGTATAGAatttgaaagaggtgatgTTATTTTTATTGGTgcagaagaacaagttgaatggaaagctaaagatgatttagaagttTTTAGAGCTTATGTAGAAGCTTAG
- a CDS encoding tRNA (5-methylaminomethyl-2-thiouridylate)-methyltransferase, translating to MATIGIRTSSVFSIGIAGPSRIAARYIPRKRLIPHGGIKLRRSISSLSGSQVNNLLPTLEDLGLQRGDNVTVAVSGGVDSATTLRILRELPINLDVIFMRNWDPILSESSSPPSSNSNYSLSYNSSSRQNSGTAGVQSTCQWEKDWNDVQLITKLVGISNDKVRLIDLSKEYWSRVFEPSINVWENGGTPNPDIDCNREIKFGALMEHLPRSERHFLATGHYGRVDHSSSSTISKLMRAKDHTKDQTYYLSQMNESQLSRTILPLGNLTKSTVRQLANYWNLPNANKEESMGVCFIGERGKFGDFISQYTAPPTSQGHIVSPSGEILGDHKGLWYYTIGQRAKIPNQLKPLFVAKKGVGENNQDILVVPGQDHPLLQCKSVTTHKFHWIHGKYPTDLIGNDNDGKINIQVRHRMKPVQAKISKPDQDGGVTVEFLEPLSGVSPGQVVAIWYANWCLGSGVIKDTQRLGEES from the exons ATGGCTACCATCGGTATTCGAACCTCTTCGGTCTTCTCGATTGGTATTGCTGGTCCATCAAGAATTGCCGCTCGATATATACCTCGAAAAAGGCTTATACCTCATGGTGGAATCAAGCTTAGGAGGAGTATAAGCTCTCTTTCTGGATCACAAGTCAATAATCTACTACCGACTTTGGAAGACTTGGGTTTACAGAGAGGCGATAATG TTACTGTAGCAGTATCAGGAGGTGTAGATTCAGCAACAACGCTGCGTATACTACGTGAACTA CCAATAAACCTCGATGTAATATTTATGCGTAATTGGGACCCAATATTATCTGAATCGTCTTCTCCGCCTTCCTCAAATTCGAATtattcattatcatataaCTCATCTTCTCGACAAAATAGTGGCACTGCTGGTGTACAGTCTACATGTCAATGGGAAAAAGATTGGAATGATGTTCAATTAATAACGAAACTAGTTGGAATATCGAATGATAAAGTtagattaattgatttaagtAAAGAATATTGGAGTAGAGTTTTTGAACCTTCCATAAATGTTTGGGAAAATGGTGGTACACCGAACCCTGATATTGATTGTAATAG agaaatcaaatttggGGCTTTGATGGAACATCTACCTAGATCAGAGAGACATTTCTTGGCAACTGGACATTATGGTCGAGTagatcattcatcatcatcaacaatatcaaaattgatgAGAGCGAAAGATCATACGAAAGATCAAACTTATTATCTTTCCCAAATGAATGAATCGCAATTGAGCAGG ACGATATTACCTTTAGGCAACTTGACCAAATCTACTGTCAGACAGTTAGCAAATTACTGGAATTTACCTAATgcaaataaagaagaatccATGGGTGTTTGTTTTATTGGTGAAAGAGGTAAATTTGGGGATTTCATAT CCCAATATACTGCACCACCTACATCTCAAGGTCATATCGTATCtccttcaggtgaaattttaGGTGATCATAAAGGATTATGGTATTATACAATTGGACAGAGGGCAAAAATACCTAATCAATTGAAACCTTTATTTGTAGCTAAGAAAGGTGTTGGTGagaataatcaagatattctGGTTGTCCCTGGACA AGATCATCCATTACTACAATGCAAATCAGTAACAACACATAAGTTTCACTGGATCCATGGTAAATATCCGACTGATTTAATAGGAAATGACAATGAtggtaaaatcaatatacaaGTTAGACATAGAATGAAACCTGTTCAAGCTAAAATCAGCAAACCAGATCAAGATGGAGG CGTTACCGTAGAATTCCTTGAACCTTTATCTGGTGTATCACCTGGTCAAGTAGTTGCGATCTGGTACGCCAATTGGTGTCTTGGAAGTGGAGTGATCAAGGATACGCAACGTTTAGGTGAGGAAAGTTAA